CAATGGAAGTTCACAAGGATTTCCTAGAAGCTTATTAATTCAACAAATCTGCAAATTTGCACAATACTCTAGCAGAAAGACGAAAAAGTGGTTGTGGTTGAAGAAGATCACGTCATAGATTGATTCGCGTGAAGAGAGTGGCATGATGATTTGGTTTGATTAATGGAATGGTGATGATGGGTTATCTGATCGATAATGGATTGTTTTATTCTAGATGGGTTGATATTTAAATCAAACACCATATAATGCATCACATTTAAGGATGATTTTTTATCCTACTTTGAGGTGAAATGATATATGGTTCCCTAGTTTTTCAATTTATAGTATATTTCACAAATCCACGGTATTCTTGTAAGGTTAAACCATAACTTTAAGCAATAGATATAGAGAATCGCTGTGTGTTTTTAAGTTAAAAATTAAGCATTAAAGCATTGTTATTATATCAAGGAGTCACCCACTTGTTAAGCTTACAATGGCATTGCTAAAAAGTGCAGCTTCGTGTAACAATATGTAAAGTGTGTGGTTTTATGTAACACTACATAAAGACAAATGAGGTTTCCTAAAACATATGCTTACAAGTACGTAGACATCTGTGTGGTTCTTTGAAAGTGTTCTTTGGTTCTTTTTTTAGAGTTTTGACAGGACTAATGTAATTTTGTGAAGTTTACTCTTTTGTTTAAAATTCGGTACATAGCACAGGAGATCTTGGTCATACCAcatgtatattttgtttttaaataccACCAAGAAATCCAAAGGCTCTCCAAAATACCATTCTGTCACAGCAGGCCTTGTTTCCCTTCCTTCAACGTCATGCTCACCTACTTATTTATAATCCTGGCGCCACCACCATCAACATGCGCCACTGCCTCCTAGCTGCAGGAAGGAGACCTCTTAAGACCCTGTTTGTACAGAGCGGATTTCTCTGAATTTTCTAAGGCCGTTTGGAGCATTGGATAGGGACAAAAAACACAAGAATATGAAAATGGCAGAAATTTGATGTCACGGAAATGGAACCATACGAATATTTGAAAGATAATAATGTGTAGAACTAGGTGTCGGATGCTTCATTTGGATCCTAGTCTTCCTTATCTAAACAAGGTCTTAGTGGCCTCTTAGTTGCTAATGAAGTTACCGATAggaaaggtttttttttaatctttttgctgTAGATTGGTTTGTGCAGTTGTATGGCTTTTGGGATAGCTCGGGTAAACAAAGAGTACACAAAAAGTTAATAAGTGGGCCTTGTAATCTATGGATGCAGTTTGAGATGACTAACATCCTACTTGCAATTTTAAAATGTGCTAGGAAGGCTAACTCATGCAGGAACTTtggaaaaaaatttgtttcgGATGATGTATTTGGAAAAAATTGTTTCGGATGATGTATTTAGTTTGAGAAACATTGTAATGGATTGAGTATGTTGGAATCCTGAGCTTGATGCCTTCATGCTATCTTCTGAGGGAAAGATCAATTTTACCTACTCAAACTTTTTCAGTCCTGATAACCGCCTAAGCCCTTTTTGTTTCACTTAACCTTCCACTAGAACTTGGTCACGTCACTCCCCGATGGCATTTATCTTTTATTTATCTTCAGTAAAGTTGTGTTTTATGTTGAAATTGTGGGAGGATATATAATCATAACTTCcgttataaaatattttaagaatttttcaTTACTTTTAGGTTGGGAACACCTTAGAACAGTTTACTATTGAGATTGAAAACGTATGCAAGTTAGtaaaaatattatgaaagtacttcCTACCACAAGCTATGGCGTCAGTTATCATCATGAAACATTTCTACTTAAAAAATGCAACTTTAATaaggagaaacaaaaagaaaataaagatgTTATTAGAGAGCAAAACAGTGACCTGATAGTGTTAGTATGTTTTGATAATTATTGTCcatatagtcaatgtgactaactcGGTTTATTTGTATGCAAGATTTAGTCTTATGGATGTTATGTGATGTACTTGGAGTATCAACACATCAAAGAGTTGCAATTCAAGGTCAAAGAAGAGCTTTATAAACATATAAGGACATATTATTTAAATAAGTGATCATGATATCGAGAGCATCAATTATATAGATAagtttatttctctttgcacgtACTTACGAAGAAAGGCTTGAGTTTAATAACATGATCTAGTATCTTTAGATTAATTACTTAATAGTGATGCCCCTTATGCTTAGCTAGTACTAATAGACCAGATGAATACTTAAGacatcaaaaaagaaaagctatcgaagtcgggataaagtttgagcTAAATTAGGCAAAGTCCATGTCGAAATGTACACATAAAATTTTCTGATGTGAGCACCAAAGGGttcatcggaaggtccgatgtATACTGGATAATTGCATCTAAGAACTTATACAGAGGACATTTTCAAAGAAAGATGTGAAGAttctactcaccggatgttTTGGTGACATCATCGGAAGGTATCAACAGATATTCCGGTGATCAATAGACGATCACACCAAAGCATTTATACAAAAAGGGTGAAAGGATCAATAATATACTAAGAGAGAGgagtgaattaagacacttaaaactaatcggctccaacaacttcacaaaataaacttatatcaatttctatctaaatatactctatgTTCacctagtgtatctactctaccgttaAATGGTTTACAAGCTATAGTTAATCATAGCAAaccactctatgaaggtaaatatGCAACGATtgattgcaagaagtaaatacgaaaacgtaaagaTAATAGAGAGAGTAAGCTCGGCACAaataatttttatctcatgaTATTGATGGTATAAACGTCACATTTAGTCCACGCTAGAGCAGTCATGtaggctatagctcccagaCGGCACctgatcatgactcttgagccaccaatagCTTGAGTGGGTAGAGCCATCAAGCTACTAAGATAAGATCTCACCACAAGCCtatctttcggtcacttgcgtTGTCTTCACTTTGAAGCTTGAGCCAACAAAACAAGGGGTCTTCGCATTCACGTACAAGAGTCTTGTCACCGCTCCATACtaaatcggagggtcaacaagcttgagccaccaaggtctaAGGTgacagtgagtcaccaagacttcaagatatcgatataccacttggtacaagctaggatcacttttTGATTCCCTCTCTAAGCAGCAGcacctagacacaactctctctagacctattagcactaatcactctctaatcatatgcttaattactttggatgatcactttaaacactttagtagcttggatgtcttctcaagtgtatgttaCCTTTTCtgaactccagcaccttcaactCATCGAGTGAGAGTATTTATAGTCTTAACCCCATGAACTAGTCATTGCTCCAACGACTAAAATTTTCTGTAAACACCGCATGATCTGGTATAAACAGATTGTACTCACCAAACCATTCGATGCGTACATCATTCACGAACTAGATATTGAAAATCCACTCAGACTCATTATAAACGCCAGAAGATCTGACGTGATGTCTTGAAATGAACGCCGGAACATCCGACGTGCATACGATACCAACCGAGACATTTGCAATCTCTCTGAAAAAATGGTCTGTCGTGTTCATTTTTTGAACATTGGAACATTCAACGCATATTAGACTTTGTTGCAAACTTTTTGTGAACGTCAGAGTATTTTCTTCGtgaacatcggagtattttcttGTGAATGCCGAAATACCCGATATGCATATTTTTCAGCCGACTAGCAATTTGTATTTCAGGCATAAGTTTTCGCtccaaactccgattttgatgatcttagactctatggaaagcttgtgaagtaTTTTACATAATTGTAGAGAAattcatcccatttgatcacaccaaaattcatgaaacaagtccaattcatttctCTTTCAGCTTCGATGACTTCTCTTTTATTGCAAgtatatacttaacaaatatattagtctcacTGGctgtattattattaatcactaaaatcacatacatactctAAGAGAGTGTTCGCCTCGAAGATGGCTAGATACAGTCACCAAATGTTCCTATGTGTACACCGGAAGCTTAAGGAATCATCCGATGACATGGCAATGGATTCCAATGACTAGCTGAGTTGTTCTCAGCAGATATTCTGGTGCTTAGGGCAATAGTACCCTAGGGAAAACACAGACCAGCACTTTAAGTCTACCCGTCAAACACACTCCTCGTGAAGCTGAGACCATGCATCAGCTTTCAAAAACAAGTTAACAAATGCGTCATCTAAAATTCTGATAGAAAACAGAATAACCAGGAGCTTAACACCAGAAACACAGACATATCAAGTCTTTGTAATCTTTGTAACATTGTTGCTTCAATCATCCACCAATCATGCGGTACAACACAGCCTATCCAGTGTTCTGTTATAGGCACACTGCGTCACCTACTTAAATCTCCTCGTACCTTCAGACAGCGCATTTTGGTTTCCCCTTTTCTGTAATATAGACCAATCATGAAGTAAAGAACAAAGTGGGGAGTTAACAGCAGTGGGGTCATTAGTTAGCTTGTGTTGAAAACAAGCTGCCTTTCTGCACTTCTAGAGAGACCAACCACTCCAATAATTACCATGTTTTGTCTCAATGGAAAATTATGAGTTATATTTAGTTAGAATGCTATTTTTAATCACAAGCCAAAGAAATTGATTTTAAGAGGGATTTTCACTTGCCAAGTAAACTTTTGAGGGAAACATGAATCTTAAGTCATGCAACCGCACACTAAGGCACCAATCAGCGAACTCAAGCGTTCAGTTGATCACACGCGAACTTGAGTTATGTGTACCTCACACCAAACAAGTTTCACATCCTATAAAGAAGCTGATGAATGAAGCCCCTGATACATAACTGAAGGACCCAGATTGCAGATATTTCTGATTCCATGTATTTATTGGTGATCTAGCCATAGAATAATCGATCTAGTCATAGAATCAAAAGATATGAGAACCAATAATACTATCTGTTACCAGGAGTATCACAATACTGACGCAAATTTGTGAAGTTTACATAACAGCAATACACATGTATTTCATTGCCCAAATTGAGAGCGGAAACTACTTTAGGGGAGATATCACGATACAAATGGAACCTAAGAGAAATTCATAGAATACTGAAAGAAgcattcaggaaaaaaaaaacagaataaAGCTCGGTTTATTTAATTGTACAAACGTGCTATGAATTGTGATATAGAAGGCTCGGCTTATCAAATTAGAGTTATgaaaaaaacttttaaaatgGAAAGTATACCATACAATAGGGCATGCATTACAATTCGTTAAAGTCGAAGCTAGAGAGAATCCTAACACATAGGATGATCTATTGCATTCTCTATCAGCTGCAAGACCTCAGCTTTTGACACTGAAAAGAGAGGAATCGTGAATGATTTACAGACACCCAGAGGTAATAAAGATGAACAATCTTTCAGCAAGCCAGCAGATGAAAAATCTATGTTGTGATGGGGCAATTAGGCAAATGGCAAGTCTGttgttctctccctctctttcagATTCTAATGCAGCTGATAGCTTGAGTGCAGCCTGGGATGGTCATGTCATTCAAGAAGTGGGACTTGAAGGTGAGTTGGTGATACCTAATAGAGGATGGATTTGATGATGGTAGCAATGGTGTGGCAGCACGGAGGTGATATTTTGCCACTGCCAACACACTGTCGATGGGATGGGGAGTGTGGGGCAGTTCTGGGCATGTGTGTATTCCTCTCACCCACCACACCTCCCCATATCTGTATAAAATGAGTATAATTATCCATGAAATTATTGGTGAAAGAATTGTCTACAAGAGGTAAACTGCAGGACTCATGAAATAAATAGAGTTGCTAACAATAAAAAACCTGGAGAAGGAAGGTGATTTCAATCAGGTTAGTTACTTTCTTCTTGCTGAAAAGATTGGGTTCTAATTTGACAGCAACATAAGTTACGTGGATTATGGAATTAAGATGTGCAGTTCACCACTCCAAACAGATCAGGTGAGCTTTACAACAAAAGGCAGGTGGATAGTGGAAGAAGGCACAATTCAGAATTCACCCATCTACTAATTGATAAACAAAGTAAGAACTCACGTTTGCAACGAAGAACAGCACCAGAGTTTCCTTCTTCGGCTTCTCCTGAGCATGGTTATCTCAAACACATTCCACACATCTATCAAATTCCCAAAACCAATGCCAAAGCAAGCATCCAACGCATTGACTGCAAACAGAATCAGATCGGGAAAAAAAAGGACACCaatagaaaaacttgcaaatctTAGGATTGGATCGGGCTGCGGTGCTGGTCTGCATTCCGATGAAGAATATGACATGCTTCCGGCTGTCATCCGCGTGCAGGACGACTCTGATGTATGTTCTTTCATTCCATTCTGCGAAGGGAATATAGAATATGTTAATTCTTTTTGTGTACCTCAGCTAGTGCTTTCGAACATACTTGCAAGGGCAGAGTAATAAgtgcaagcaagaagcaagaaagaaagggaTAGCACCGATTATCAATAGCAATTGAGGCTTCAAGGAAGATTGCCCGCGAGTACACATAGAAAGAATCAGTATTTCATACCTTATTCAGTAAGAAAATTCTGAAAGTCAGGGAACTATGAGAATTTACAGTAAATGAGCAATCTCCGAACTGCATATGCATATGTCACTCCCTAAAATTGCATATTTCATGATATGTGTCTGACAAATCAGGGAAGTGTGACAATTTACAGGTTGAGGAATGGAAAACTTTTTCAAACATATTCATACATACATCATGATTTCTTCTCTCCTTAATTTTCTAATCCAAATAAAGCTACGATCTATATCAATCTATTGTCTTAAGCTTTCatttgttaattacttaattcACGGTGGAAATTTAGTTCCAGCTTGTTTAGATAGAACAACTCAAGCAAATCAAAGCCTAAACAAAGCATACCACAATGGAGATGGAACTAATGAAGCTTGCATTAAACTGATTGCCAGGCGGGTGGGCGGCTTGATTCGAGTGACCTGCAGTACAGATGTTAAGCCGTTAAAGTGATAGCAATATCGAGCCGATGCTACGATGCAGACCTGTGGGTGTTAACTGCAGGATGGAATTGAAGGAGCAGACCAGCATATCGATGCTGAAGACTACCGGGGTTTCACCACAAAATCCCCTGCCTCGTCACAGCAACCTTCAGGCTTCACGCTCTCAACCCGCCACCGCTGCCAGGAGTGGCACATTTTGTCAAGCGCCTCGCCTGCATGTTGTTGCATCTTCCTCCAGCTGTAATCGTTGACGTGGGGGAGACCAGCCAGGCCAAACATCGTGGAGATTGCGGTGGTATCATCGAAGGAGATTGTTGGCTTCGCTCAGGAACCACTCAACCACACACACACCAACACTCTTggcgagaggaagaagaagcacagTAGACACACTGTTTTCCAGCGACGAACACCCGCGGCGACGAACTCGTCTGTATCTTGCTACTTTATTCACTGGACTTGGCAAAGAAAACATGAAGGAGTACAGGGCTACTTATAGATAAGGACATGCCACGGAGCTCGCCTCCATGCCGGCCTTCGCGCCATGATCCGCAGGACTCGCGTAGCAACACCGTGAGCCACTTGCTCATCCAGATGACGCGGCTTCCACCATGCGAATCAGCGCCACGCACACCACTACTCCCATGGCGTGGTTTATTCCTGACAATCACCCCCTAAACCACGACACCCCCTAACGCCCAACGCACAGGAGCGTCGGCTCGTCGTCGTCGATGTCGGCGAGGAGGgccctttccttcttcttcccgcGGCAGTCCTTGGCCTTGTGGCCGCGCTCGCCGCACTCGAAGCATCGCCCTCGGTAGCGGCTCCCGCCACGCCTGCTCCCCGAGCTTGTGCTGCTAcgatcgtcgtcgtcgttgtcgtcACTGTGGTCATCGTTTCGGCCACCACGCCTCTCGCCGCTGCCACGCCATGCTCCTTCGCCGCCGCGCGCCCGCTGCTTGCCGCCGCGCTGACGCCGGCGCTCCTCCCACTGCTCCTCAGTGAGCAGCAGGCGC
The sequence above is drawn from the Phragmites australis chromosome 10, lpPhrAust1.1, whole genome shotgun sequence genome and encodes:
- the LOC133931155 gene encoding uncharacterized protein LOC133931155 isoform X2 gives rise to the protein MLVCSFNSILQLTPTGHSNQAAHPPGNQFNASFISSISIVNGMKEHTSESSCTRMTAGSMSYSSSECRPAPQPDPILRFASFSIGVLFFPDLILFAVNALDACFGIGFGNLIDVWNVFEITMLRRSRRRKLWCCSSLQTKGETKMRCLKVRGDLSR
- the LOC133931155 gene encoding uncharacterized protein LOC133931155 isoform X1, encoding MLVCSFNSILQLTPTGHSNQAAHPPGNQFNASFISSISIVNGMKEHTSESSCTRMTAGSMSYSSSECRPAPQPDPILRFASFSIGVLFFPDLILFAVNALDACFGIGFGNLIDVWNVFEITMLRRSRRRKLWCCSSLQTYGEVWWVRGIHTCPELPHTPHPIDSVLAVAKYHLRAATPLLPSSNPSSIRYHQLTFKSHFLNDMTIPGCTQAISCIRI